A region of the Candidatus Buchananbacteria bacterium CG10_big_fil_rev_8_21_14_0_10_42_9 genome:
AGGAAACTAAAAACCAGAATAATTAAATAAACATATGGCGATATTTGGACTAGGTGCGGGCGATGAAAAACCGAAACGGCCAGAACGCAAAATGTATAAGACAAAGTGCACCAATTGCGGTAAAGACGCTGAAGTGCCGTTTGAGCCAACCGGCGACAAACCTGTTTATTGCAATGATTGTTTCAAAAAGTTAAAAGGTGCCCGCAACCAAAAACCGCAAGCTAAATCCCCTGCCTTGGCAGAAGAGTTACGTAATTTAAACAGAAAGCTAGATAAGATTATTCAAATTCTAACTGATCCGAACTTGAAATCCCCTGCTCCAGTCAAAAATACGGCGGCTAAACCGGCAACAGAAAAGCCAGCAGAGAAAAAAGCAGCTACTAAAAAAACTACAACCAAGAAGGCTACGACCAAAAAGTCCCTTGAGGCGCCTGCCCAAACTGTTGCGCGAAGTGCTGCAGGTGGGAAAGAGTCTACAGCTAAGAAGAAGTAAAAAGTGTCATTGCGAGCGAAGCGTCGCAATCCCTGCCTGCCGGTAGGCAGGACTGAGATTACCGCGTCGCTCACTACCGTTCAATCCTCGTAATGACACATACGATAAATTACTAATATGGGTGAAATTATTCAGTTTCCAGGAGGCAAAGACAGAGAAAAAACAGAAGAATTAAAGTGGAGTTTAGATATGAATGTTTTAACTGATATGCTGATGCATTTAGCCGAACTTCGCCAATCGGACCCCAATTCATATAACCCAAAAAATGTTGATATTAGAGTGCAAGGCATTGAGAGTGCAACTAGCCAGCAGCTGTGCGATTTGGTTAATGAAAGCAATGAAACTGATTGGAATACCCATCCTTCCTTTTATGATGCAGTTATACAAAAATTAAAAGAACGAGGAATCATTAAAAAACATAGTTAATGGCGTATCCTAAACCAATTGAAAAAGTAATTGAGCATTTTAGTAAATTACCTGGCATTGGGCCTAAAGCCGCCGCCCGGTTCGTTTTTTATTTACTCAAACGTGATCCCGCAGAAATTAAAGCCTTTGCCGAAGATTTGGGAAGTTTACAAAAGCTGACTAACCGCTGTGAAAAATGTTTTATTTATACCGAAAACAAATTATGCCAATTTTGCACTGACGCCACGCGCGACCACAAAATTATTTGTGTTGTCGCCCGCCCGCAAGATATTATCGCCCTTGAATCTTCCGGCAACTATAAAGGTTTGTACCATAACTTAGACGGGTTATTAAATCCGTTAGAAGGCGCTACACCTGAATCCACTGGCATTGATAAACTTATAAAGCGCCTTAAAGCGGAGCCGGCCCAAGAAATCATTTTAGGCTTTAACCCAACCATTGAAGGCGAATCCACTATTTTATACTTAGCTAAAGCACTCAAACCTTTAAATATCAAGGTCACTCGCCTCGCCCGAGGAATCCCCATGAACGCTGAATTGGACCACGTAGATGACATTACCATGGAATCAGCGCTCAAGAACCGTAAAGAACTTTAATGTCATTGCGAGCGAGTCAAATGAGCGTCGCAATCTCTAACTTTATAACCTGAGATCCTCACGCCCTCCCTCGACTTCGCTCGCGACTCCTCCCGCCAGAGGACGGGCAGGCAGGATGACAATCGGTAGTATATTATTTTTTTGCACACTTTACTCACTTGACCTTAGCCTAATAGCCTGTAAAATAAATAGGCTGTGTTAACAAGGAAAGGGAGGAGAGTCATGAAGTGTCGCGGGTGGTTTTTACAGCCTCAAAATGGCCTACCTGGGCCAAACGTCTGGCTTTGCCGCGAGCCCGGCACTTATTCAATGCTGGAAATCGCGCGGACTGCCGCAACGTCGCACCTGAGGGAGCGCGGTTGGGACGGGAAGGGCCTAGTGGTTAGGCTCATGCCCAATGCAGAGTACGTCGAGCCTGTCGACGTTACCTGAGCAACAACGCTCTCTTGTTGCCGCCATTCCCCTGTTGGGCGTGGCGGCACAACCTTTATTCAAAACAAAAAAACTCCCCTGTTGGGGGAGGTTTTTATTTCTGGGTCCCCGATCGGAGTCGAGGACGACAAAGTGTTAAAACTTTTCAATCTGGACTTGAGTGAAATGCTGGCGGTGGCCAAGGGTCCGTTTGTAGCGGGTTTTAGGTTTGTATTTAACAACCGTAATTTTTCTAGCTCTCCCCTGCCCTAAAACTTTGGCTTTGACTTTTTTGCCTAATGATGGTTGACCAATTTCAACTTTGTCACCTTTATCGTCGGCCATTAGTAAAGTTTCAAACTCAATGCCTTTGTCACCGGCAATTTTCTCAATTTTAAGCTTGCTGTCAGGGGTGACAACATACTGTTTTCCGCCGGTTTTAA
Encoded here:
- a CDS encoding recombination protein RecR; translated protein: MAYPKPIEKVIEHFSKLPGIGPKAAARFVFYLLKRDPAEIKAFAEDLGSLQKLTNRCEKCFIYTENKLCQFCTDATRDHKIICVVARPQDIIALESSGNYKGLYHNLDGLLNPLEGATPESTGIDKLIKRLKAEPAQEIILGFNPTIEGESTILYLAKALKPLNIKVTRLARGIPMNAELDHVDDITMESALKNRKEL
- the rplU gene encoding 50S ribosomal protein L21, with product MNLAVIKTGGKQYVVTPDSKLKIEKIAGDKGIEFETLLMADDKGDKVEIGQPSLGKKVKAKVLGQGRARKITVVKYKPKTRYKRTLGHRQHFTQVQIEKF